A DNA window from bacterium contains the following coding sequences:
- a CDS encoding IS1595 family transposase produces the protein FHLFLKECEWRFNNPDPKVQLAQVKQLVRDYLG, from the coding sequence TTTCACCTGTTTTTGAAGGAATGCGAATGGCGTTTCAATAACCCTGACCCAAAAGTTCAATTAGCTCAGGTAAAACAACTGGTTAGAGACTATTTAGGCTGA
- a CDS encoding tetratricopeptide repeat protein, whose product MPKSTKAAGFFAGFKTETGKAALLALALAVLTAVIYGQTAEFSFISLDDMSHVFTNPLLQDGVTWQGLKTAFTDYRSNFSAPLTMASYMADIQAWGMDPGAMHRTNAFLFGLNAIVLFLALRYATGSTWKSFFAAALWAAHPLRVESIAWITERKDVLAGLFFMLALWSHAAFAKTGKLRWQVSTFLAMLLGVTAKPVAVVIPAALLLLDFWPLGRFYGEGDGIFLRRAGKLLLEKAHLFALSAVFAGLTVYGQTAQYSIESQRSLSNVLGASITYWRYLARTFLPGEMVLENAPKWAPDQIGLAALALTGLLAVSVAAWLLRKKSPEFSFGWFWFLVILTPNSGLISVGVQGYSDRYSYLPHVGLFIGLVWAAARLGKRYLPDPRLAALPGALLLALMTYASWNLTGYWQDTLTLFSHVDEVYEGKNALAKNSLASEYVIRNEPEKALAYYLEVRKLNPHYPYLKFNVAVALHRLGRGQEALRVLDTDLSTNERDKQRVNLLREEIIRSIGEGKRG is encoded by the coding sequence TTGCCGAAGTCTACGAAAGCCGCAGGATTTTTCGCCGGGTTTAAGACCGAGACGGGGAAGGCCGCGCTTCTTGCGCTGGCGCTTGCGGTGCTGACGGCAGTAATCTACGGTCAGACGGCGGAGTTTTCATTCATTTCGCTCGACGACATGAGCCATGTGTTCACCAACCCGCTTTTACAGGACGGCGTCACCTGGCAGGGGCTTAAAACCGCTTTCACCGATTACCGCAGCAATTTCTCCGCCCCTCTAACCATGGCGTCGTACATGGCGGATATTCAGGCCTGGGGGATGGATCCGGGTGCGATGCACCGCACCAACGCTTTTCTCTTCGGGCTGAACGCAATCGTACTCTTTCTCGCCCTCCGTTACGCCACCGGCTCTACCTGGAAGAGCTTTTTCGCCGCCGCGCTCTGGGCGGCGCACCCGCTTCGCGTGGAATCGATCGCGTGGATAACCGAGCGCAAGGATGTGCTGGCGGGGCTCTTTTTCATGCTGGCTCTGTGGTCGCACGCCGCCTTCGCAAAGACCGGCAAGCTGCGCTGGCAGGTTTCTACCTTTCTGGCGATGCTGCTCGGGGTGACGGCGAAGCCTGTCGCGGTGGTCATCCCCGCCGCGCTCCTTCTGCTGGATTTCTGGCCGCTGGGGAGGTTCTACGGGGAGGGCGACGGAATCTTCCTCCGGCGGGCCGGAAAACTGCTCCTTGAAAAGGCCCACCTCTTCGCCCTTTCAGCGGTCTTTGCCGGGCTCACCGTCTACGGCCAGACCGCGCAGTATTCCATCGAGTCCCAAAGGTCTCTTTCAAACGTTCTGGGAGCGTCGATCACCTATTGGAGGTATCTGGCGAGAACATTCCTGCCCGGAGAGATGGTGCTGGAGAACGCTCCTAAGTGGGCTCCGGATCAAATCGGTCTGGCCGCGCTGGCCCTAACGGGGCTTCTGGCGGTAAGCGTCGCGGCGTGGCTGCTCCGGAAGAAAAGCCCTGAGTTCTCCTTCGGCTGGTTCTGGTTTCTCGTGATCCTCACCCCCAACAGCGGCCTTATTTCCGTCGGCGTGCAGGGTTATTCCGACCGCTACTCCTACCTTCCGCACGTCGGCCTTTTTATCGGACTCGTTTGGGCCGCCGCCAGGCTTGGGAAACGGTATCTTCCCGATCCGCGCCTCGCCGCCCTCCCCGGAGCCCTCCTGCTGGCCCTTATGACGTATGCGAGCTGGAATCTCACCGGCTACTGGCAGGACACCCTCACTCTCTTTAGCCACGTAGACGAGGTGTACGAAGGCAAAAACGCGCTCGCCAAAAACAGCCTCGCGAGCGAATACGTCATCCGCAACGAACCGGAAAAGGCCCTTGCGTACTATCTGGAGGTCAGAAAGCTGAATCCCCACTACCCGTACCTGAAGTTCAACGTGGCGGTCGCGCTGCACAGGCTGGGAAGGGGGCAGGAAGCCCTAAGGGTGCTGGACACGGATTTGAGCACGAACGAAAGGGACAAACAGAGGGTGAACCTGCTGAGGGAAGAGATAATCAGGAGTATCGGAGAAGGGAAGAGAGGCTAA
- a CDS encoding EAL domain-containing protein has translation METNAVLHQRSPNPLVLLTKLLLIIMVAESIVMVLLPHLVEQDSVYLSSLGDSALLATLSAPFIWRLIVMPIRTEALTEVARTKAALGYIEDAVIYFDERGNIESLNSAAEKMFGYAPGEVMGQKITRIIPGFGDFPFLAQGTGRSGTTRRESTGCRKGGVCFLTEVSISKLSQGGVTMFIAIIHDITERKTAERLLAEQKMFFENILQTSEVPLFVISPEHKILIWNKACEELTGVRAEAMMGLDEPWKAFYVQKRPVLADLVADGDVVASHHQYGSIEKSSFIPGGLRAEEWFENLNGRRRYINFKAAPARNPEGELVAVMETLEDITDRKRYEEQLEYLSTHDELTDLPNRNLLTDRIRQALLVSHRNHQEVAVLFIDIDNFKIINDSLGHDHGDLLLQQVAKRLTSCIRSGDTVARQGGDEFVAVITQHEVTAHIPQIAAKILEKVSAPIKIKEHEIIVTCSVGISIFPKDGEDVQTLLKNADVAMYRAKEQGRNSYGFFTEDMNVTSFARMTMEKHLRRALEREELILFYQPKVDLGTGRITGMEALVRWRNPELGIVSPGNFIPLAEETGLIEPIGEWVLRTACAQNKAWQEAGLPPIPVAVNLSVRQLRHINIAGLVDLVLRQTGLDPCCLDIEITESMVLRGADEAAAILDELKRLGVCLTMDDFGTGYSSLSYLSRFHFDKLKIDQSFMRDITTKRDNEAIARAIIAMSHSLHLKVVAEGVETREQVDLMRKQDCDEIQGSYFSRPVPTKEMETLLREDRRLNLV, from the coding sequence ATGGAAACAAATGCAGTGCTTCACCAACGGTCTCCTAACCCGTTGGTGCTGTTGACCAAACTGCTCTTGATAATAATGGTGGCGGAGTCAATCGTAATGGTGCTTCTCCCTCACCTGGTAGAGCAGGATTCCGTTTACCTGTCGAGTCTAGGCGATTCAGCCTTGCTGGCTACTTTGAGTGCTCCCTTCATCTGGCGCCTTATTGTCATGCCGATAAGAACCGAAGCCCTGACGGAGGTGGCCCGCACCAAAGCCGCTCTGGGTTACATTGAAGACGCGGTGATTTATTTCGACGAGCGGGGAAACATCGAGTCTCTGAACTCTGCCGCCGAAAAAATGTTCGGCTACGCACCGGGAGAAGTGATGGGACAGAAAATCACCCGGATCATCCCCGGCTTCGGGGATTTCCCCTTTCTGGCGCAGGGGACGGGTAGAAGCGGCACGACGAGGAGGGAGTCCACCGGCTGCCGCAAGGGAGGAGTATGTTTCCTTACCGAGGTTTCGATAAGCAAGCTCAGCCAGGGTGGGGTGACGATGTTCATCGCCATAATACACGACATCACCGAGAGAAAAACCGCAGAGAGGCTCTTGGCCGAACAAAAGATGTTCTTTGAAAATATTTTGCAGACCAGCGAGGTTCCCCTATTCGTCATAAGTCCGGAACACAAGATCCTTATATGGAACAAGGCATGTGAAGAGCTCACCGGAGTCCGTGCGGAGGCGATGATGGGCCTTGATGAGCCGTGGAAAGCATTTTACGTGCAAAAAAGGCCTGTCCTGGCCGATTTGGTCGCAGACGGCGACGTTGTGGCCTCGCACCATCAATACGGCTCCATCGAAAAATCCAGCTTCATACCGGGCGGTCTTCGGGCCGAGGAATGGTTCGAGAACCTCAACGGGCGAAGGCGCTACATCAATTTCAAAGCCGCTCCGGCACGCAACCCCGAAGGGGAATTGGTAGCGGTAATGGAGACTCTGGAGGACATAACCGATCGCAAGCGATACGAGGAGCAACTGGAATACCTGTCAACACACGACGAACTGACCGATCTCCCCAACCGTAACCTGCTCACGGACCGTATCCGCCAGGCGCTTCTCGTCTCGCACCGAAACCATCAGGAGGTGGCCGTACTCTTCATCGATATCGACAATTTCAAAATTATCAACGACAGCCTGGGCCACGATCACGGCGACCTGCTCCTGCAACAAGTGGCCAAACGCCTGACGAGCTGCATCAGATCCGGTGACACTGTGGCCCGTCAGGGAGGCGACGAGTTTGTCGCGGTCATCACCCAGCATGAGGTGACCGCCCATATCCCGCAGATCGCGGCCAAGATACTGGAAAAGGTGTCCGCGCCCATCAAGATAAAAGAGCACGAGATCATTGTCACTTGCAGCGTTGGCATCAGCATCTTTCCCAAAGACGGCGAAGACGTGCAAACGCTTCTAAAAAACGCCGACGTGGCCATGTACAGGGCAAAAGAGCAGGGCCGCAATTCCTACGGTTTCTTCACAGAAGACATGAATGTTACTTCTTTTGCCCGCATGACCATGGAAAAACATTTGCGTCGCGCTCTCGAACGTGAAGAGCTGATACTTTTCTATCAACCCAAGGTCGATCTCGGTACCGGCAGAATAACCGGCATGGAGGCCCTGGTACGTTGGCGAAACCCGGAGCTGGGCATTGTATCTCCCGGAAACTTTATTCCTCTTGCCGAGGAGACCGGCCTGATCGAGCCCATAGGGGAATGGGTGCTGAGGACCGCCTGCGCTCAGAACAAAGCCTGGCAGGAAGCAGGATTGCCGCCCATCCCCGTCGCGGTCAACCTCTCGGTCAGGCAATTGAGACATATCAACATCGCCGGTCTGGTAGACCTCGTTTTGCGGCAAACCGGTCTCGATCCTTGCTGCCTGGATATAGAAATAACCGAGAGCATGGTACTGCGGGGCGCGGACGAGGCCGCCGCAATACTTGATGAGCTGAAAAGGCTGGGGGTATGCCTTACGATGGACGATTTCGGCACAGGTTACTCCAGTCTAAGTTACCTGTCGCGTTTTCACTTCGATAAGCTGAAAATAGACCAGTCCTTTATGCGTGACATAACCACCAAACGCGACAACGAAGCGATAGCCAGGGCAATAATCGCCATGTCCCATAGCCTGCATTTAAAAGTCGTCGCCGAAGGCGTGGAAACCAGGGAGCAGGTTGATCTCATGCGCAAACAGGACTGCGACGAGATACAGGGCTCTTACTTCAGCCGCCCCGTGCCGACGAAAGAGATGGAGACACTCCTCCGCGAAGACCGCCGCCTCAATCTTGTATAG
- a CDS encoding DUF2334 domain-containing protein produces MRAFVRGLSSLILLFLFASGAFAGGDVRVLIYHRVGDSRYPSTNVATELFKTQMEWLREAGFTVIPTKKLEGFLLRGEDIPEKSVVIHFDDGYRSVYRNAWPVLRKMGYPFAVTVPVYPVERGWSDYATWGMLREMAKDGVEIAAHGSEHSRLGSPKKGESGDGYLARVRDEAEASMRVLKREGFDPAWIAYPYGEFNETVTKAAKSAGYSYAFTQDPGPVARNVDKFEIPRFAVVGAVSDFGLFKERMGYEPLVLKSFDPVPGTAAGGRVKGFSAAVESPEKYLPGEVNVFLSEAGRLKASFDPSTGIVKAEGAVLTKRINRLIITLKSRTSGRYAFASRLVLNPEKND; encoded by the coding sequence TTGCGCGCCTTTGTAAGGGGTCTATCCTCCCTCATCCTCCTGTTTCTCTTCGCTTCCGGCGCTTTTGCGGGCGGGGACGTGCGCGTCCTCATTTATCACCGCGTCGGAGACAGCCGCTATCCCTCGACAAACGTCGCTACAGAGCTTTTCAAGACCCAGATGGAGTGGCTCCGGGAGGCGGGCTTCACCGTCATTCCCACCAAAAAGCTCGAAGGATTTTTGCTTCGGGGAGAAGATATCCCGGAAAAGAGCGTCGTAATCCATTTCGACGACGGCTACCGCTCCGTCTACCGCAACGCCTGGCCGGTGCTCAGGAAGATGGGTTATCCCTTCGCCGTGACCGTGCCGGTTTACCCCGTCGAGCGGGGGTGGAGCGACTACGCCACCTGGGGAATGCTCCGCGAGATGGCGAAGGACGGAGTGGAAATTGCCGCCCACGGCTCGGAGCACTCGCGCCTCGGCTCGCCGAAAAAGGGAGAGAGCGGGGACGGTTATCTGGCCAGAGTCCGCGACGAGGCCGAGGCTTCGATGAGGGTGCTGAAGCGGGAAGGATTCGATCCCGCCTGGATAGCCTACCCCTACGGCGAATTCAACGAGACGGTGACAAAAGCCGCGAAGAGCGCCGGGTACAGTTACGCCTTTACGCAGGACCCTGGCCCCGTCGCGCGGAACGTGGACAAATTCGAGATACCGCGCTTCGCGGTTGTCGGAGCGGTCTCCGATTTTGGCCTCTTCAAGGAGAGGATGGGGTACGAGCCCCTCGTACTCAAGAGTTTCGACCCCGTTCCGGGAACGGCCGCGGGCGGGAGGGTGAAAGGGTTTTCGGCGGCCGTCGAAAGCCCTGAAAAATACCTTCCCGGCGAAGTAAACGTCTTCCTCAGCGAGGCCGGAAGGCTGAAGGCTTCCTTCGACCCCTCCACGGGGATTGTAAAAGCCGAAGGAGCGGTATTGACGAAGCGGATAAACAGGTTGATTATTACCCTTAAATCGAGAACCTCGGGCCGTTACGCTTTCGCTTCCCGGCTGGTTCTCAACCCTGAAAAAAACGATTAA
- a CDS encoding peptidyl-prolyl cis-trans isomerase → MKRILSAVLFCFLVSSVVFAAEGANPKVALDTSHGKIVIELYQDKAPVSVKNFLDYVDSGFYDSTVFHRVIKGFMIQGGGFTADITPKSGQKPAIKNEAGNGLKNLRGTLAMARTGVVDSATSQFFINSVDNAFLDHKNESVQGFGYAVFGKVIEGLDVVDKISSVPTATVKGFKDVPSQEVVIKKAERLK, encoded by the coding sequence ATGAAGAGAATTCTGTCGGCGGTCCTTTTCTGTTTCCTTGTCTCCTCCGTTGTCTTCGCCGCGGAAGGCGCAAACCCGAAGGTAGCCCTCGATACCAGCCACGGCAAAATAGTCATCGAACTCTATCAGGACAAGGCTCCGGTCTCGGTGAAGAACTTCCTCGATTACGTCGATTCGGGTTTCTACGATTCCACCGTCTTTCACCGCGTCATCAAGGGCTTCATGATACAGGGCGGCGGGTTCACCGCCGATATCACCCCAAAGAGCGGCCAGAAGCCCGCGATAAAGAACGAAGCCGGTAACGGCCTTAAAAACCTGCGCGGAACCCTCGCGATGGCCCGCACCGGAGTCGTAGACAGCGCCACAAGCCAGTTTTTCATCAACTCCGTCGACAATGCGTTTCTTGACCACAAGAACGAGTCTGTGCAGGGCTTCGGCTACGCCGTCTTCGGGAAGGTAATCGAGGGGCTCGACGTGGTGGACAAGATTTCCAGCGTGCCGACGGCGACGGTCAAGGGGTTCAAGGATGTGCCGTCGCAGGAAGTGGTTATCAAGAAGGCAGAAAGGCTGAAATAG
- a CDS encoding DUF1844 domain-containing protein, translating to MPPADFSGFIVSLAQAAAIHLGEVPDPSTGVKSRNIAQARYSIDLLDMIAEKTRGNLDTEEQMLIERLRSDLKIMFVRASKSLAGVKSEP from the coding sequence TTGCCGCCGGCTGATTTCTCCGGTTTCATCGTCAGCCTCGCGCAGGCGGCCGCGATACACCTCGGAGAGGTTCCAGACCCCTCCACGGGCGTAAAATCGCGCAATATCGCCCAAGCCCGTTACTCCATAGACCTTCTGGACATGATCGCCGAAAAGACCCGCGGCAATCTCGACACGGAAGAGCAGATGCTCATCGAACGGCTCCGCAGCGATCTGAAGATCATGTTCGTGCGGGCTTCCAAAAGCCTGGCCGGGGTAAAAAGTGAGCCATAA
- a CDS encoding tetratricopeptide repeat protein: MSHKAAGGAKINRIRLNWLKPALVMAALFLGANALALPAEWKRLAEDPGDEAKLALAISHEKVRGGFSDMVPLANAFLEEAKSAPSPEIAAKYLKGAVLCAPSEPLVHAATLKNAVALSDWDTAFRSGKHLFDTLWSDPWFLIALPVRLSLAFCLAGTIAAAGFLITLFPYYFSIFFHDYRDLFPVRFRRYLPNASLALGVSVVLAFVPGILALFLLAAFLIAVYLPRKILVLFTAVLVVSVLSLSVLNYTARLTGAPGERSFLLYRVSKGDFGSDLEREVAAAFSENESERMLLDSILARRRGDLDSALQSARFLLIKEPENDLALMYVGNILHRQKDPVGAIGVYEEAVKAAPDNWMAFYNLSMLYTLRLNLVNSQTAMQAAEALDARAMQKYEISAPVIPGEINLAEPHLPVSLIYSQLSRPVETSGWLSDAWRLFGVSKFKFTPYYLAGLILVVMGLAWGANRSRLSVRCISCGSIKCQKCHPRGRSPLLCDACWSLKNASNMDETNLKRRREAVQAWTRKFSRFRKAGSILFPGFSRFIAEGGGVFNVILGLVWAFSLAWFLFSLFAPLPVYFYGAASFPWGAFVILTLCHVISIRTGERL; the protein is encoded by the coding sequence GTGAGCCATAAGGCGGCCGGAGGAGCCAAAATCAACCGAATCCGGCTTAACTGGCTGAAACCGGCTTTGGTTATGGCGGCTCTTTTCCTCGGAGCAAACGCCCTTGCGCTGCCGGCGGAGTGGAAGAGACTCGCCGAGGACCCCGGCGACGAGGCGAAGCTCGCCCTGGCGATAAGCCACGAAAAGGTGAGGGGCGGCTTCTCCGACATGGTTCCCCTCGCCAACGCCTTTCTCGAAGAGGCGAAGTCCGCGCCGTCTCCGGAGATAGCGGCGAAGTATCTCAAGGGAGCCGTCCTTTGCGCCCCCTCGGAGCCTCTGGTTCACGCCGCCACCCTTAAAAACGCCGTCGCCCTTTCGGACTGGGATACCGCCTTTCGCTCCGGAAAGCACCTTTTCGACACCCTCTGGTCCGACCCCTGGTTTCTTATCGCCCTGCCGGTCCGTCTTTCTCTCGCCTTTTGCCTTGCGGGCACGATAGCGGCGGCAGGTTTTCTCATAACCCTTTTCCCCTACTATTTTTCGATATTTTTCCACGATTACAGAGATCTCTTCCCCGTGCGGTTCAGGCGGTACCTGCCTAACGCTTCCCTGGCCCTCGGGGTTTCCGTGGTGCTTGCGTTCGTGCCGGGGATACTGGCGCTCTTTTTGCTGGCGGCTTTCCTTATCGCCGTCTACCTGCCCAGAAAAATTCTAGTCCTCTTCACCGCGGTCCTTGTCGTTTCGGTCCTCTCCCTCTCCGTGCTGAATTACACCGCGCGCCTTACCGGAGCGCCCGGGGAGAGAAGCTTTCTGCTTTACAGGGTTTCCAAGGGGGATTTCGGGAGCGACCTCGAAAGAGAGGTGGCGGCCGCTTTCTCCGAGAACGAGTCCGAAAGGATGCTTTTGGATTCCATTCTCGCAAGAAGAAGGGGCGACCTGGATTCGGCGCTTCAAAGCGCGCGGTTCCTTTTGATTAAAGAGCCTGAAAACGACCTTGCCCTAATGTACGTCGGCAACATACTTCACAGGCAAAAAGACCCCGTCGGCGCAATAGGGGTCTACGAGGAGGCCGTAAAAGCCGCACCTGATAACTGGATGGCTTTCTACAACCTTTCGATGCTCTACACGCTGCGCCTGAATCTCGTCAACAGCCAGACGGCCATGCAGGCGGCGGAGGCTCTCGACGCCAGGGCCATGCAGAAGTATGAGATAAGCGCGCCGGTGATACCGGGAGAGATAAACCTGGCCGAGCCTCACCTGCCTGTCAGCCTCATCTACAGCCAGCTTTCCCGGCCGGTGGAGACCTCCGGCTGGCTTTCCGACGCCTGGCGTCTCTTCGGCGTCTCAAAGTTCAAATTCACACCCTATTATCTCGCCGGACTCATCCTTGTGGTGATGGGGCTCGCCTGGGGGGCGAATCGCAGCCGTCTTTCGGTGCGGTGCATAAGCTGCGGCTCGATAAAGTGCCAGAAATGCCACCCGCGCGGCAGGTCGCCGCTCCTTTGCGACGCCTGCTGGTCGCTTAAAAACGCTTCAAACATGGATGAGACGAACTTAAAGAGAAGACGCGAGGCCGTGCAGGCCTGGACCCGGAAGTTTTCGAGGTTCAGGAAGGCCGGTTCCATCCTTTTTCCGGGATTCAGCAGGTTCATCGCCGAAGGAGGAGGGGTTTTCAACGTTATCCTCGGCCTCGTCTGGGCGTTTTCCCTGGCCTGGTTCCTCTTCTCCCTGTTTGCCCCGCTTCCGGTTTATTTCTACGGCGCAGCCTCCTTCCCGTGGGGCGCTTTCGTCATACTGACGCTTTGCCACGTCATTTCCATCCGCACCGGCGAACGGCTCTAG
- a CDS encoding DUF4388 domain-containing protein, with protein MSFEGSLESFGIGEIFQLIASQAKTGVLEITTEEGSAIIRFVRGQIFDAIPPTKDPNSAIGVMLVRADLITKKQLDYALDLQHRNLRRLGDTLIRMGAIRTSEFQAMLALQRRELAFGFLRLRRGHYKFTPSDVDYEEGVDTLMNVDAVLMEGSRQLDEWPAVLKRIPSDKLVFRVVEGKTPPEGSPEEDVEVFQLVNGERTVRKIIDVSRLGEFSAWDSMANLYDGGIIEAVRETRAAKPQAEKKPVKLLEATFADTALSAVALFATLFFLATAIFRGGLLNLSIFSIPVDAAREYHSLEARSLNWSQRMPAKYPPANVPERK; from the coding sequence ATGTCCTTTGAAGGCTCACTGGAATCATTCGGAATAGGCGAGATATTCCAGCTCATAGCCAGTCAGGCCAAGACGGGCGTCCTGGAGATAACCACGGAAGAGGGTTCCGCGATAATCCGCTTCGTGCGCGGCCAGATCTTCGACGCAATCCCGCCGACCAAGGACCCAAACAGCGCCATCGGCGTGATGCTGGTGCGGGCGGATCTGATCACCAAAAAGCAGCTCGATTACGCGCTGGACCTCCAGCACAGGAATCTGAGGAGGCTCGGCGATACCCTCATCAGGATGGGAGCGATACGCACCAGCGAGTTTCAGGCGATGCTGGCCCTCCAGAGAAGGGAACTGGCCTTCGGTTTCCTTCGGCTCCGGCGCGGCCATTACAAGTTCACCCCCTCGGACGTGGATTACGAGGAGGGAGTCGATACCCTGATGAACGTCGACGCCGTCCTCATGGAGGGGTCAAGGCAGCTTGACGAGTGGCCTGCGGTACTGAAAAGAATTCCCTCCGACAAACTCGTCTTCAGGGTGGTCGAGGGGAAGACTCCTCCCGAAGGGTCGCCCGAGGAGGACGTAGAAGTCTTCCAACTCGTCAACGGCGAGCGCACGGTAAGAAAGATTATCGACGTAAGCAGGCTCGGGGAGTTCTCCGCCTGGGATTCCATGGCCAACCTCTATGACGGCGGTATCATAGAGGCGGTGCGCGAAACCCGCGCGGCCAAGCCGCAGGCGGAAAAAAAGCCCGTCAAGCTGCTCGAAGCCACCTTCGCGGATACCGCCCTCTCGGCCGTGGCGCTTTTCGCCACCCTCTTTTTTCTCGCCACCGCCATCTTCAGGGGAGGTCTCCTCAACCTCTCCATATTCTCCATACCTGTGGACGCGGCGAGGGAGTACCATTCGCTCGAAGCCAGAAGCCTCAACTGGAGCCAGAGAATGCCGGCGAAATATCCCCCGGCGAACGTTCCCGAGCGCAAGTAA
- a CDS encoding S41 family peptidase — MSGSRKKFFLILLVPALGAALAGGASLAGSTAFRQKPPMEMPSGPPLGLELIDEVMEIARSQYVTEPDRGKMVRDALAGMVGGLDPYSAYLTPELLDEEEGWIDGSFVGIGIEVAPEGRGITIITPIEGGSARKAGILAGDVIEEINGDPVAEMSYDEAMVKLRGPEDTRIDLGIRRGEEEKLRNYKLARVKINLRSVYLESAGGVDIIRLTSFQRTTVEEFTKAIDELREKGGLKGLVLDLRDNPGGLVDQAVKVADIFLKEGTIVSTKGRVERENALYVARREGSEPDWPLAVIINRGSASAAEILAGALKDRGRGLVTGEKSFGKGSVQSIIDLSDGSALRLTTAHYFTPSGTSIHKNGIPPDVVAQWQRGGEDAPGDSSESFEGAGNFKGYDLEGDPQLKTAVTLLLEGRCPTFETAWVQ; from the coding sequence TTGTCCGGTTCCCGTAAAAAGTTTTTCTTAATCCTCCTCGTTCCCGCTCTCGGAGCCGCCCTAGCGGGCGGCGCTTCGCTGGCGGGCTCAACCGCGTTTCGCCAGAAGCCGCCGATGGAGATGCCGTCGGGACCGCCGCTTGGCCTTGAGCTTATCGACGAGGTGATGGAGATAGCCCGGAGCCAGTACGTAACCGAGCCCGACAGAGGCAAGATGGTGCGCGACGCGCTGGCGGGAATGGTCGGCGGGCTCGACCCCTATTCCGCCTACCTGACCCCGGAACTTCTGGACGAGGAGGAGGGGTGGATAGATGGCTCCTTCGTGGGCATAGGCATAGAGGTCGCGCCGGAGGGAAGGGGCATCACCATAATCACCCCGATAGAAGGCGGTTCCGCCAGGAAGGCGGGAATACTGGCCGGTGACGTTATCGAGGAGATAAACGGCGACCCGGTGGCCGAAATGTCTTACGACGAGGCTATGGTGAAGCTCCGGGGGCCGGAGGACACCAGAATCGATCTGGGCATCCGGCGGGGCGAGGAAGAAAAGCTCAGAAACTACAAGCTCGCCCGCGTGAAGATAAACCTGAGGAGCGTCTACCTCGAAAGCGCCGGAGGAGTTGACATTATCCGCCTTACCTCCTTCCAGCGCACGACCGTCGAAGAGTTCACGAAAGCGATTGACGAGCTGCGCGAAAAAGGCGGGCTGAAGGGGCTGGTTCTGGATCTTCGGGACAATCCGGGCGGGCTGGTCGATCAGGCAGTCAAGGTGGCCGATATCTTCCTGAAAGAGGGAACCATAGTCTCCACAAAGGGAAGGGTCGAGCGGGAAAACGCCCTCTACGTCGCGAGGCGGGAGGGGAGCGAGCCTGACTGGCCGCTTGCGGTAATCATAAACAGGGGGTCGGCGTCGGCGGCGGAGATACTCGCGGGAGCGCTCAAAGACAGGGGAAGGGGGCTGGTCACCGGGGAGAAGAGCTTCGGAAAAGGCAGCGTCCAGTCGATAATCGACCTCTCCGACGGCAGCGCCCTCCGGCTCACCACGGCCCACTATTTCACCCCTTCGGGAACCTCCATCCACAAGAACGGCATTCCACCCGACGTTGTAGCCCAGTGGCAAAGGGGCGGCGAGGACGCTCCGGGGGACTCCTCCGAAAGTTTTGAGGGCGCGGGGAATTTCAAGGGCTACGACCTTGAAGGCGACCCCCAGCTTAAAACCGCCGTGACTCTCCTTCTGGAAGGGCGCTGCCCCACCTTTGAAACGGCCTGGGTACAATGA